A stretch of Melospiza georgiana isolate bMelGeo1 unplaced genomic scaffold, bMelGeo1.pri scaffold_29, whole genome shotgun sequence DNA encodes these proteins:
- the LOC131096338 gene encoding olfactory receptor 14A16-like yields the protein MSNSSSIRHFLLLALADTRQLQLLHFCLLLGISLAALLGNGLIISAIACGHHLHTPMFFFLLNLALSDLGSICTTVPKAMHNSLWDTRDISYEGCAAQVFFFLFFMGAEFFLLTVMCYDRYVSICKPLHYGTLLGSRACAHMAAAAWANAFLIALLHTANTFSLPLCHGNALGQFFCEVPQILKLSCSHSTFRKIGISLVAASLAFGCFVFIVFSYVQIFRAVLRIPSEQGQHKAFSTCLPHMAVVSLFVSTSFFSYLKPPSTSSPSLDLAVSVLYSVVPPALNPLIYSLRNQELKAAVWRLMSGWFQKH from the coding sequence atgtccaacagcagctccatcaggcacttcctcctgctggcattggcagacacgcggcagctgcagctcctgcacttctgcctcttgctgggcatctccctggctgccctcctgggcaacggcctcatcatcagcgccatagcctgcggccaccacctgcacacgcccatgttcttcttcctgctcaacctggccctcagcgacctgggctccatctgcaccactgtccccaaagccatgcacaattccctttgggacaccagggacatctcctatgaaggatgtgctgctcaggtgtttttctttctcttctttatgGGAGCAGagtttttcctcctcactgtcatgtgctacgaccgctacgtgtccatctgcaaacccctgcactacgggaccctcctgggcagcagagcttgtgcccacatggcagcagctgcctgggccaatGCCTTTCTCATtgcactgctgcacacagccaatacattttccttgcccctgtgccatggcaacgctctgggccagttcttctgtgaggtgccccagatcctcaagctctcctgctcacactccACTTTCAGAAAAATTGGGATTTCATTGGTTGCTGCCTCTTTAGCTTTTGGTTGTTTTGtattcattgttttctcctatgtgcagatcttcagggctgtgctgaggatcccctctgagcagggacagcacaaagccttttccacctgcctccctcacatGGCTGTGGTCTCCCTATTTGTCAGCACctcatttttttcctacctgaagcccccctccacttcttccccatccctggatctggccgTGTCAGTTCTttactcggtggtgcctccagccctgaaccccctcatctatagcctgaggaaccaggagctcaaggctgcagtgtggagactgatgaGTGGATGgtttcagaaacattaa
- the LOC131096442 gene encoding olfactory receptor 14C36-like translates to MSNSSSISHFLLLALANTRQLQLLHFCLLLGISLAALLVNGLIISAVACSHQLHTPMFFFLLNLALSDLGSICTTVPKAMHNFLWDTRNISYKGCAAQLFLIYFFLGTELSLLIIMCYDRYVSICKPLHYGTLLGSRACAHMAAAAWASAFLYSLLHTANTFSLPLCHGNVLGQFFCEIPQILKLSCSNSSLRELGLIAVSACLLFGYFMFIVFSYVQIFRVVLRIPSEQGRHKAFSTCLPHLAVVSLFISTVMFAHLRPPSLSTPSLDLAVSVLYSVVPPALNPFIYSLRNQELKAAVRRLMTGCFQEH, encoded by the coding sequence atgtccaacagcagctccatcagccacttcctccttcTAGCACTGGCAAAcacacggcagctgcagctcctgcacttctgcctcttgctgggcatctccctggctgccctcctggtcaacggcctcatcatcagcgctgtagcctgcagccaccagctgcacacgcccatgttcttcttcctgctcaacctggcccttagcgacctgggctccatctgcaccactgtccccaaagccatgcacaatttcctctgggacaccaggaacatctcctacaaAGGATGTGCAGCACAGCTATTTCTGATTTACTTCTTCCTTGGAACAGAGCTTTCTCTTCTGATtatcatgtgctacgaccgctatgtgtccatctgcaaacccctgcactatgggaccctcctgggcagcagagcttgtgcccacatggcagcagctgcctgggccagtgcctttctctattcgctgctgcacacagccaatacattttccctgcccctgtgccatggcaatgtcctgggccagttcttctgtgaaatcccacagatcctcaagctctcctgctcaaaTTCCTCACTCAGGGAACTGGGGCTAATTGCAGTTAGTGCCTGCTTGCTATTTGGTTATTTtatgttcattgttttctcctatgtgcagatcttcagggtcgtgctgaggatcccctctgagcagggacggcacaaagccttttccacctgcctccctcacctggctgtggtctccCTGTTCATCAGCACTGTCATGTTTGCTCACCTGaggcctccctccctctccaccccatccctggatctggctgtgtcagttctgtactcagtggtgcctccagccctgaaccccttCATCTACAGCttgaggaaccaggagctcaaggctgctgtgaggagactgatgactggatgctttcaggaacattaa
- the LOC131096451 gene encoding serine/threonine-protein kinase pim-1-like translates to MGRAMPPARPRPRAGLPRARPRPSRRGLASARLWLYWRWRCWASISALGGGGIAAFCLRLARARPRPRPRPRLLPGPAEHTRGAAAPAASAAASPARAPPLGSAAAGPEPPVPRSRERTPGHGRPGAGEGRSGVVAGPGPSADSRVPPAGTAQEALQERYRLGSLLGRGGFGRVFAATRLSDGAPVAIKRVPRNRVRHWGELPDGTSAPLEVVLLAKVSTGFPGVVQLLEWLELPNCIVMVLERPEQCQDLQHFIGARQFLPEEEARELFRQVLEAVRHCTSCGVLHRDIKPENILVDLDTGQAKLIDFGCGTYLQDTVYTHFAGTLSYSPPEWNDFGWYHGEPATIWSLGILLHQMVCGEHPFRRGQNLSWGQLPLPQRLSQECKDLIRWCLSVNSLDRPALEDLFCDPWMWDIPLP, encoded by the exons ATGGGCCGGGCcatgcccccggcccgcccccggccccgggcggggctgccccgtgcccggccccggccgtccCGCCGCGGTCTCGCCTCCGCCCGGCTCTGGCTGTACTGGCGGTGGCGCTGCTGGGCGAGCATCAGTGCCTTGGGCGGGGGCGGCATCGCCGCCTTTTGCCTCCGCCTggcccgagcccggccccggccccggccccggccccggctcctcccggggcCCGCGGAGCACACACgcggcgcggccgctcccgccgcctccgctGCGGCTTCCCCGGCCCGAGCTCCGCCGctcggcagcgcggccgccggccccgagcctcCCGTGCCGCGTTCCCGGGAGCGAACGCCTGGGCAtggccggcccggggcgggtGAGGGGCGCTCGGGGGTCGTTGCTGGCCCCGGGCCGAGCGCTGACAGCCGCGTCCCGCCCGCAGGGACGGcgcaggaggccctgcaggagcgGTACCGGCTGGGATCGCTGCTGGGGCGCGGCGGCTTCGGCAGAGTCTTCGCGGCCACGCGGCTCTCGGACGGCGCCCCG GTGGCCATCAAAAGGGTGCCACGGAACCGCGTCCGGCACTGGGGCGAGCTG CCCGACGGCACCAGCGCACCCCTGGAGGtcgtgctgctggccaaggtgtCCACTGGCTTCCCCGGTGTggtccagctgctggagtggcTCGAGCTCCCCAACTGCATCGTGATGGTGCTGGAGCGGCCAGAGCAGTGTCAGGATCTGCAGCATTTCATTGGGGCACGGCAGTTCCTGCCCGAGGAGGAGGCGCGGGAGCTGTTCcgccaggtgctggaggccgtGCGGCACTGCACCAGCTGCGGGGTCCTGCACCGGGACATCAAGCCAGAGAACATCCTGGTTGACCTGGACACCGGGCAGGCCAAACTGATTGACTTTGGCTGTGGCACCTACCTGCAGGACACAGTCTACACTCACTTTGCAG GAACACTGTCCTACAGCCCCCCGGAATGGAACGACTTTGGCTGGTACCATGGCGAGCCAGCTAccatctggtccctgggcatcctgctgCACCAGATGGTCTGCGGGGAGCACCCTTTCAGGAGGGGCCAGAACCTCAGCTGGGGCCAGCTCCCGCTGCCACAACGGCTCTCTCAAG AGTGCAAAGACCTGATCAGGTGGTGTTTATCCGTGAACTCCTTGGACAGACCCGCACTGGAAGACCTGTTCTGTGATCCTTGGATGTGGGATATTCCTCTGCCATAG